GGGCGCTGATCGGGTTCACCTGTATCCGCCAGTCCGCCAAATCCTCGACCGGCCGGTTCCGGACGGTGTGGCAGGTGGCGGCGGCCGTGTCGATCGGCGGCATCGGTGTGTGGTTGCCGGTGTTCGTCTCACTGCTGGGTTTCTCGGTGCGCGGCAGCCTCGTTCGTTATGACGTCACGAATGTGACCGGGGCGGTGTTCGTCGCGGTATTGACCGTGTGGGCCGCGCTGACGATCAACGGAATCACGCTGCGGATACCGCGGCTGATCGCCGCCGGCGTGGTCATGGGCAGCGGATTCGGCCTGATGCACTATCTGGCGCTGGACGCGATCCGGATCCAGGGTTCGACCACGCTGCAGCTGCCGCTGGTCCTCGGTGCGGCGGCGATCGCGATCGTGACCGCGCTCGCGACGCTGTGGTTCACCCAGCCGTGGCGGCCGCTGCCGGCATTGGTCGCGGCCGCG
This genomic stretch from Nocardia brasiliensis ATCC 700358 harbors:
- a CDS encoding MHYT domain-containing protein, whose translation is MSYFTMGYWIIGLSVAVSMVGALIGFTCIRQSAKSSTGRFRTVWQVAAAVSIGGIGVWLPVFVSLLGFSVRGSLVRYDVTNVTGAVFVAVLTVWAALTINGITLRIPRLIAAGVVMGSGFGLMHYLALDAIRIQGSTTLQLPLVLGAAAIAIVTALATLWFTQPWRPLPALVAAALVFAAGIAGMHYTDLMGLETQVSAGVSTPPGEDLFGFFVPVFVLSMMSLAIPISAILIAPERRAPVAIRAMQPTSGL